From a region of the Dehalococcoidia bacterium genome:
- a CDS encoding ParB/RepB/Spo0J family partition protein, whose amino-acid sequence MSSSHRPALGRGLSALIPQTSAGSGSGGGVDVVDIDLITPNPEQPRLHFDAAALKELAESIREHGVLQPVIVTQRPSDLGPMAYQLIAGERRLQAARIAGIEKMPVVIREAAGNEFLELALVENLQREDLNPIEEATAFKRLSDEFSMTQEQIAKRVGRSRTAVANVVRLLSLATDIRASIASGQISAGHARALLAIENETERLDAWRKIVSEGMSVRDAEDIARALRILSTQEHTSGPRVATMPQPRDAHVRDLESKLRVALGTRVALTKSKQGGRIVIRFHSDEELEGLIARLTS is encoded by the coding sequence ATGAGTTCATCGCATAGGCCGGCGCTGGGGCGTGGATTGTCGGCGTTGATTCCGCAGACGAGTGCGGGCAGTGGGAGCGGCGGCGGAGTCGATGTGGTCGACATCGATCTGATCACGCCGAACCCGGAGCAGCCGCGCCTGCATTTTGACGCGGCGGCGCTCAAGGAATTGGCGGAGAGCATCCGCGAGCATGGCGTGTTGCAGCCGGTGATCGTGACGCAGAGGCCGTCCGACCTGGGGCCGATGGCGTACCAACTGATCGCCGGAGAACGGCGACTGCAGGCGGCGCGGATCGCGGGCATCGAAAAGATGCCGGTGGTGATCAGGGAGGCGGCGGGCAACGAATTCCTCGAGCTGGCGCTCGTCGAGAACCTGCAGCGGGAGGACCTGAACCCGATCGAAGAGGCGACGGCGTTCAAGCGCCTGTCGGACGAGTTCAGCATGACGCAGGAGCAGATCGCCAAGCGCGTCGGGCGCAGCCGGACCGCGGTCGCGAACGTGGTGCGCCTGCTGTCGCTGGCGACGGACATTCGCGCGAGCATCGCCTCGGGACAGATCAGCGCCGGTCACGCGCGGGCGCTGCTGGCGATCGAGAACGAGACGGAGCGGCTCGACGCGTGGCGGAAGATCGTGTCGGAGGGCATGAGCGTGCGCGACGCGGAAGACATCGCGCGGGCGTTGCGCATCCTTTCGACGCAGGAGCACACGTCGGGACCGCGCGTGGCGACGATGCCGCAGCCGCGTGACGCGCACGTGCGGGACCTGGAGTCGAAGTTGCGCGTCGCGCTGGGCACGCGCGTGGCGTTGACGAAGAGCAAGCAGGGCGGGCGAATTGTGATCAGGTTTCATAGCGACGAGGAGTTGGAGGGGCTGATCGCGCGGCTCACTTCGTGA
- a CDS encoding AAA family ATPase, whose amino-acid sequence MSTTVIALANQKGGVGKTTTAINLGASLAKHHKSVLIFDFDPQANSSAGLGIRIDGASTYDVVVSDVAARDIVVETGIDGLMLAPATPALAGAEVELVPMMAREFRLKRAIDTLRGSYDYILIDCPPSLGLLTVNALTAADEVIVPVQCEYLALEGLSQLTSTLELVRRNLNSRLRLRGLLLTMFDGRTNLSQQVADEVRSHFSNTFKTIIPRSVRLSEAPSHGLPIAKYDPSSRASKAYEEFAQELIAGSSVAEVRS is encoded by the coding sequence GTGAGTACGACGGTGATTGCGCTGGCGAACCAGAAGGGCGGCGTCGGGAAGACGACCACGGCGATCAACCTTGGAGCATCGCTTGCTAAGCATCATAAGAGCGTCCTGATCTTCGACTTTGACCCGCAGGCGAACTCCAGCGCGGGCCTCGGCATACGCATCGACGGCGCGAGCACGTATGACGTCGTGGTCAGCGACGTAGCGGCGCGCGACATCGTCGTCGAAACGGGCATCGATGGCTTGATGCTCGCGCCGGCGACGCCCGCGCTGGCCGGGGCGGAAGTGGAGTTGGTGCCGATGATGGCGCGCGAGTTTCGGCTGAAGCGCGCCATCGACACGCTGCGCGGATCGTACGACTACATCTTGATCGACTGCCCACCATCGCTCGGGCTGCTCACGGTGAATGCGCTCACCGCGGCGGACGAAGTGATCGTGCCGGTGCAGTGCGAGTACCTGGCGCTTGAGGGATTGAGCCAGCTCACATCGACGCTGGAGTTAGTGCGCCGCAATTTGAACTCGCGTCTGCGGTTGCGCGGGTTGCTGCTGACGATGTTCGACGGACGCACGAACCTTTCGCAGCAGGTTGCCGATGAAGTGCGATCGCACTTTTCAAACACGTTTAAGACGATCATTCCGCGCAGCGTGCGTCTCAGCGAGGCGCCGAGCCACGGTCTCCCGATCGCGAAATACGATCCGTCATCGCGCGCGAGCAAGGCGTACGAGGAATTTGCGCAGGAGTTGATCGCGGGTTCGAGCGTGGCGGAGGTGAGAAGTTAG
- a CDS encoding PfkB family carbohydrate kinase, with translation MAAPDFVVAGHFVRDVVPGGWELGGTVTFAAVQAHRLGLRVGVVTRTAHDLGLDARMAFAEIVDAGSSETTSFENTYREGQRKQRVVTRGAPMRAEDVPEGWRVAPVVLVGPVLGEAPPDFAAVFSDASLVGVSAQGWLRELDAEGNVRKTDWSGVPFWRGADVVFVSDEDLGGDEAMLDRWSAEAPTVVMTRARRGARVCSAGEWGEIEAFPQEEVDPTGAGDTFATAFLIRLHETGDLAEATRFGGAAASVSVGGVGAAAMPERGEIERHMREHPEITLRFGSEKP, from the coding sequence GTGGCCGCGCCTGACTTCGTCGTGGCGGGCCATTTCGTCCGCGACGTCGTCCCCGGCGGCTGGGAACTCGGCGGCACGGTGACGTTCGCAGCCGTGCAGGCGCACCGCCTGGGTCTGCGCGTCGGCGTCGTGACGCGGACGGCACACGATTTGGGCCTGGACGCGCGCATGGCGTTCGCCGAGATCGTCGACGCCGGTTCCTCTGAGACGACGAGCTTCGAGAATACGTATCGCGAAGGCCAGCGCAAACAGCGAGTTGTCACTCGCGGCGCCCCGATGCGCGCGGAAGATGTGCCGGAGGGCTGGCGCGTCGCGCCGGTCGTGCTTGTCGGGCCGGTGCTGGGGGAGGCGCCGCCGGACTTCGCGGCGGTGTTCTCCGATGCGTCGCTGGTAGGCGTTTCGGCGCAGGGGTGGCTACGGGAACTGGATGCCGAAGGCAACGTGCGCAAGACGGACTGGAGCGGAGTGCCGTTCTGGCGCGGCGCGGACGTCGTCTTCGTATCGGACGAGGACCTCGGCGGTGATGAAGCGATGCTCGATCGCTGGTCCGCCGAGGCGCCGACGGTGGTGATGACGCGTGCGCGGCGTGGCGCCCGCGTGTGCTCTGCCGGCGAGTGGGGCGAGATCGAGGCGTTCCCGCAGGAAGAGGTCGATCCTACAGGCGCGGGCGATACATTCGCTACGGCGTTCCTGATACGCTTGCACGAAACCGGCGACCTGGCGGAAGCGACGCGGTTCGGTGGTGCTGCAGCCAGCGTATCGGTGGGCGGCGTGGGCGCGGCGGCGATGCCGGAACGCGGGGAGATCGAGCGGCACATGCGGGAGCATCCGGAGATCACGCTGCGCTTTGGGAGCGAGAAGCCGTGA
- the jag gene encoding RNA-binding cell elongation regulator Jag/EloR has translation MAGVEASGKTIDEAIEHALDELGVGRDSVDVEVLSEGKAGRLGIGGEQARVRVRLLGDDDDADDDADDGAGDDADDDDDQDDAPATGNERVDAPASGEAAEGEEDEDEEDDAEFAAQMLDQMLAMMGIEADVSIRDAETPGDGVGMAKAVLDIEGDDLGILIGRRGETLQSLQYLLNVMVGRQLSEQSFFTVDVEGYRRRRERSLTGLARKMADQVKRTKRPVQLEPMPPNERRIIHLALADDRYVTTSSTGEGEGRKISIQPRK, from the coding sequence ATGGCCGGCGTCGAGGCAAGCGGTAAGACAATAGACGAAGCTATCGAGCACGCACTCGACGAACTCGGAGTCGGCCGCGACTCCGTCGACGTTGAGGTGCTGAGCGAGGGCAAGGCGGGCCGTCTCGGCATCGGCGGGGAGCAGGCGCGCGTGCGCGTCCGCCTCCTCGGTGACGATGACGATGCTGACGATGACGCCGACGACGGGGCTGGCGACGATGCTGACGACGACGATGACCAAGATGACGCGCCGGCCACCGGGAACGAGCGCGTCGATGCTCCTGCTTCGGGCGAGGCAGCCGAGGGCGAGGAAGACGAAGACGAAGAGGATGACGCCGAGTTCGCGGCGCAGATGCTCGACCAGATGCTGGCCATGATGGGGATCGAAGCGGACGTGTCGATCCGCGATGCGGAGACGCCCGGCGACGGCGTCGGCATGGCGAAGGCAGTGCTCGACATCGAAGGCGACGACCTTGGCATCCTGATCGGGCGGCGCGGGGAGACGCTGCAATCGCTGCAGTATCTGCTGAACGTGATGGTCGGGCGGCAACTCAGCGAACAATCCTTCTTTACCGTCGACGTCGAAGGCTACCGGCGGCGCCGCGAGCGCTCGCTCACCGGCCTGGCGCGCAAGATGGCGGACCAGGTGAAGCGCACAAAGCGTCCGGTGCAGCTCGAGCCGATGCCCCCGAACGAGCGTCGCATCATCCACCTGGCGCTGGCGGACGACCGCTACGTGACGACGTCGAGCACGGGCGAGGGCGAGGGGCGCAAGATCTCGATCCAGCCGCGCAAGTGA
- a CDS encoding YidC/Oxa1 family membrane protein insertase yields the protein MDLFFTLFDFFLVDPMTNMLVALARLFGGSFGMAIIAFTLIMRGITWPLTAKQYKQSRAMQQIQPKVAELQKKYKGKDPKKMQQEMMALYREAGVNPLGCLLPMLVQFPIWIALYQVIRLSLGETPESFVTLSERLYPIDYVLTAVPLDNHLGIWNLAQNDPTFILPIVVAVTMYVQQKMITPRPVTSGQMTQQQQQQQQTQQMMTWMLPLMFGWISTTVPSGLSLYWAVSNAAGIVMQYFYAGRRLDWRNLLSFGPPAQPQPAKSVRPDDAAAAAAKTKTEEEPAPEDGAAKETSTEPVARDRSETRRKRHGRRRGKR from the coding sequence GTGGACCTGTTCTTCACGCTGTTTGACTTCTTCCTCGTCGATCCGATGACGAACATGCTCGTCGCGCTCGCGCGGTTGTTTGGCGGCAGCTTCGGAATGGCGATCATCGCGTTCACGCTGATCATGCGGGGCATCACCTGGCCGCTGACGGCGAAGCAGTACAAGCAGAGCCGCGCCATGCAGCAGATCCAGCCGAAGGTCGCGGAGCTGCAGAAGAAGTACAAGGGCAAAGACCCGAAGAAGATGCAGCAGGAGATGATGGCGCTCTACCGCGAGGCCGGCGTCAATCCCCTCGGCTGCCTGCTGCCGATGTTGGTGCAGTTCCCGATCTGGATCGCGCTGTACCAGGTGATCCGGCTGTCGCTCGGCGAGACGCCGGAAAGCTTCGTGACGCTCTCGGAGCGGCTCTACCCCATCGACTATGTGCTGACCGCTGTGCCGCTCGACAACCACCTGGGGATCTGGAACCTGGCGCAAAACGATCCGACGTTCATTCTGCCGATCGTCGTTGCGGTGACGATGTACGTGCAGCAGAAGATGATCACGCCGCGCCCGGTCACCAGCGGCCAGATGACGCAGCAGCAACAGCAGCAGCAGCAGACGCAGCAGATGATGACGTGGATGCTGCCGTTGATGTTCGGCTGGATCAGCACGACGGTGCCGTCCGGGTTGTCGCTGTACTGGGCCGTCTCCAACGCCGCCGGCATCGTCATGCAGTACTTCTACGCGGGGCGTCGCCTGGATTGGCGGAACCTGCTGTCGTTCGGGCCGCCTGCCCAGCCACAGCCGGCGAAGAGCGTCCGCCCCGACGATGCGGCGGCGGCGGCCGCAAAGACGAAGACGGAAGAAGAACCCGCGCCGGAGGACGGCGCTGCAAAGGAAACCAGCACGGAGCCGGTCGCGCGCGACCGGTCTGAGACGCGAAGGAAGCGACATGGCCGGCGTCGAGGCAAGCGGTAA
- a CDS encoding PQQ-binding-like beta-propeller repeat protein, with product MLLALAGSALLLAACGNPPGPRGWAPARPVVVGDREFVLAPHKSHVYAVRPESSFVQWQFPPEDRNSYPISQQRLEGLLELIDALEVTEQQKEDLISLAEGLTVSGGSDDALRDALTDAVGDEQRNAINDFIDDTRDTENRGLRDVRALYGEIAISSDAETAYVGAFGGWVFAIETATGQARWIIETGDEMVGGVAIDGDTIFFGTKGEEVFAVGAESGEFVWRFETSGEVWATPTIAESAIYVSSMDGVLHKLDAEGNETWSFDSAGAGIAASATVSGDTVYIGSFDKKLYAVNTADGVMRWSIAADNWFWGQPAVADGMVFAPSLDGKVYAVNEDDGEEVWTFDAGAPVRSAPAVVEDSLIVAARDGDVFKLDLQTGERVGGALVVGSTIESNLTPDDDGAVFVVPRDATLYVIDATENLTANTYPLTR from the coding sequence GTGCTGCTGGCCCTCGCCGGCTCGGCGCTGCTGCTCGCCGCCTGCGGCAACCCTCCCGGCCCCCGAGGCTGGGCGCCCGCCAGGCCCGTCGTCGTCGGGGACCGCGAGTTTGTCCTGGCGCCGCATAAGTCGCACGTCTACGCCGTCCGGCCCGAATCTAGCTTCGTCCAGTGGCAATTTCCGCCCGAAGACCGCAACTCCTACCCGATCAGCCAGCAGCGCCTCGAGGGTCTGCTCGAGCTGATCGATGCGCTCGAGGTCACGGAACAGCAGAAGGAAGACCTCATCTCCCTCGCCGAGGGCCTCACGGTGTCCGGCGGCAGCGATGATGCCCTCAGGGACGCCCTTACGGACGCCGTGGGGGACGAGCAGCGAAACGCCATCAATGACTTCATCGACGACACGCGCGATACCGAAAACCGCGGCCTCCGCGATGTGCGCGCGCTCTATGGCGAGATCGCCATCTCCAGCGACGCCGAGACCGCGTACGTGGGCGCGTTCGGCGGCTGGGTGTTCGCCATCGAGACGGCCACCGGCCAGGCACGGTGGATCATCGAGACCGGGGACGAGATGGTCGGCGGCGTCGCCATTGACGGCGACACGATCTTTTTCGGCACCAAGGGCGAGGAAGTCTTCGCTGTGGGAGCGGAGTCCGGCGAGTTCGTCTGGCGCTTCGAGACCTCCGGCGAGGTCTGGGCGACACCCACCATCGCCGAAAGCGCCATCTACGTCTCCTCCATGGATGGCGTCCTCCACAAGCTGGACGCCGAAGGCAACGAGACGTGGTCCTTCGACAGCGCCGGCGCCGGCATCGCTGCCAGCGCGACCGTCAGCGGCGACACGGTCTACATCGGTTCGTTCGATAAGAAGCTCTACGCGGTGAACACCGCCGATGGCGTCATGCGCTGGTCGATCGCCGCCGACAACTGGTTCTGGGGCCAGCCCGCCGTCGCGGACGGGATGGTCTTCGCGCCCAGCCTCGATGGCAAGGTGTACGCTGTGAACGAGGACGACGGCGAAGAAGTCTGGACCTTCGATGCCGGCGCGCCCGTGCGATCCGCGCCCGCCGTCGTCGAGGACAGCCTGATCGTCGCCGCCCGCGATGGTGACGTCTTCAAGTTGGATCTTCAGACGGGCGAACGCGTCGGGGGCGCGCTCGTCGTCGGAAGTACGATCGAATCGAACCTTACACCCGATGACGATGGCGCAGTCTTTGTCGTGCCCCGCGACGCGACGCTCTACGTGATAGACGCGACCGAAAACCTGACCGCTAACACATATCCGCTCACCAGGTAA
- the yidD gene encoding membrane protein insertion efficiency factor YidD, giving the protein MKRLALTAIRFYQRRISPGMSPSCRFQPTCSHYACEAIETFGAVRGSGMAAWRILRCNPLNDGGFDPVPERAHRDARSRV; this is encoded by the coding sequence GTGAAGAGACTGGCGCTCACCGCGATCCGCTTCTATCAGCGCCGGATCTCGCCCGGCATGTCGCCCAGTTGCCGCTTCCAGCCCACCTGCTCGCACTACGCCTGCGAAGCTATCGAGACCTTTGGCGCCGTCCGTGGCTCAGGCATGGCTGCCTGGCGCATCTTGCGCTGCAACCCCCTGAACGATGGCGGCTTCGACCCTGTGCCGGAGCGCGCGCACCGTGACGCCCGTTCACGCGTTTGA
- the rnpA gene encoding ribonuclease P protein component produces MPPLVGRSAGMHRDQRLRRRKDFAAVYRTGRAQGNRLLVVRIHPNEGDITRFGFVAGKVVGGAVVRNRVKRRLREAARKLDVKPGLDIIIGARKAAADADSHELNRALASLLARGGALQPLAGALEETL; encoded by the coding sequence ATGCCGCCCCTGGTTGGGCGCTCCGCCGGCATGCATCGAGACCAACGGCTGCGCAGGCGTAAGGACTTCGCCGCCGTCTATCGCACCGGTCGAGCCCAGGGCAATCGACTGCTCGTCGTACGCATCCACCCCAACGAAGGCGACATAACAAGGTTCGGCTTCGTCGCGGGAAAGGTCGTCGGTGGCGCGGTCGTCCGCAATCGAGTCAAGCGCCGGCTCCGCGAGGCTGCCCGCAAGCTCGATGTGAAGCCCGGACTCGACATCATCATCGGGGCCCGCAAGGCTGCGGCAGACGCCGATTCCCACGAGTTGAACCGCGCTCTCGCTTCACTCCTCGCACGAGGCGGCGCGCTGCAACCGTTGGCCGGTGCCCTGGAGGAGACGTTGTGA
- the rpmH gene encoding 50S ribosomal protein L34, translating into MPKRTYQPKRIPRRRRHGFLHRMASPGGRNVLRNRRQKGRKRLVVV; encoded by the coding sequence GTGCCCAAGCGTACGTACCAGCCCAAGCGCATCCCTCGGCGCCGGCGCCACGGATTCCTGCACCGCATGGCCTCGCCAGGCGGACGCAACGTCCTGCGCAACCGCCGCCAGAAGGGTCGCAAGCGGCTGGTCGTCGTCTAA
- a CDS encoding GYD domain-containing protein — translation MATYIVLYKFTADGAKTIRESVKRTGRIRQDNARRGFKVMDVFWTQGPYDMVAIVDAPTEEAMMGAMMNVVSAGNVSSTTMRAFDAPAMSRILATVPSLEDERAPAKKSAAKGARAPKKASGR, via the coding sequence ATGGCCACATACATCGTCCTCTACAAGTTCACCGCCGACGGCGCGAAGACGATCCGGGAGAGCGTCAAGCGCACTGGGCGGATCCGGCAAGACAACGCGCGCCGTGGCTTCAAGGTGATGGACGTATTCTGGACGCAGGGCCCGTACGACATGGTGGCGATCGTCGATGCGCCGACCGAAGAGGCGATGATGGGCGCGATGATGAACGTGGTGTCGGCGGGCAACGTGTCGAGCACGACGATGCGCGCGTTCGATGCGCCGGCGATGTCGCGCATCCTCGCAACGGTGCCGTCGCTGGAGGACGAGCGGGCGCCGGCGAAGAAGTCCGCCGCGAAGGGCGCAAGAGCGCCAAAGAAGGCGTCGGGCCGCTGA
- a CDS encoding glycosyltransferase family 2 protein — MEPFVTVIAPVRNEERYIERCLYSLARQDYPRERIEVLVVDGRSDDRTREIITRFAAESTLDTRLIDNPARTAAAAMNIGLRLARGDIIVRIDGHATLAPDYLRRAVHALDASGADCVGGVLHSEGDTYAGRAIAAAMSSRFGAGGAAFRTGGSAGPVDTVAFGACRRRVFDILGGFREDIDAGEDDEFNYRLRDAGGVILMLPELRATYTVRDNLRGLWRQYFSYGRAKPEVLRLHPAQAQPRQLAPAAFVGALAVASVLVLRGRATPLRRLVGAYALATACASLLAAFRRGLQHLPVLPLVFASIHIAYGIGFLAGVANVVRRYLTGERAAGDASASTHVTRPAD; from the coding sequence ATGGAGCCCTTCGTCACCGTCATCGCGCCGGTCCGCAACGAGGAGCGCTACATAGAACGCTGCCTCTACAGCCTCGCCCGCCAGGACTACCCCCGCGAGCGCATCGAGGTGCTCGTTGTCGATGGCCGCTCCGACGACCGCACGCGCGAAATCATCACGCGCTTCGCCGCCGAGTCGACGCTCGACACGCGCCTCATCGATAATCCCGCGCGCACGGCCGCTGCCGCCATGAACATCGGCCTCCGCCTCGCGCGCGGTGACATCATCGTCCGCATCGACGGTCACGCCACGCTCGCGCCCGACTACCTGAGGCGCGCCGTCCACGCGCTCGACGCCTCCGGTGCGGACTGCGTCGGCGGCGTCCTGCACAGCGAAGGCGACACCTACGCCGGTCGCGCCATCGCCGCGGCGATGTCATCACGCTTCGGCGCCGGCGGCGCGGCGTTTCGCACCGGCGGCTCCGCCGGCCCCGTCGATACCGTCGCGTTCGGCGCCTGCCGCCGTCGCGTCTTCGACATTCTCGGAGGCTTCCGCGAGGATATCGATGCCGGCGAAGACGACGAGTTCAACTACCGTCTGCGCGATGCCGGCGGTGTCATCCTCATGCTGCCCGAACTGCGCGCGACATACACCGTGCGCGATAACTTGCGCGGGCTCTGGCGCCAGTACTTTTCGTACGGCCGCGCGAAACCGGAGGTCCTGCGGCTGCACCCTGCGCAGGCGCAGCCCCGTCAGCTCGCGCCAGCAGCATTCGTCGGTGCGCTCGCCGTTGCCTCGGTGCTCGTTCTGCGCGGCCGGGCTACCCCGCTGCGACGTCTCGTTGGCGCTTACGCACTCGCCACCGCCTGCGCGTCGTTGCTTGCGGCGTTTCGGCGCGGGCTGCAACACCTGCCGGTGCTGCCACTCGTGTTTGCGAGCATCCACATCGCCTACGGGATCGGATTTCTCGCCGGCGTCGCAAACGTCGTCCGACGCTACCTTACCGGCGAGCGCGCGGCGGGAGACGCGTCGGCGAGCACGCACGTCACGCGCCCGGCGGACTAG